The genomic interval GGGACGCAAGGACGTCCTGCCCATCGGGAAGGGTCGCGCCTACGTCCAGGGAGATGCCCTCCTGGTGGACATCGAGTTCGACCAGGAAGACGACTTCGCGCGCAAGGTCGAGAGCAAGGTGGCGCGCGGCATCCTGAATGCCGTGTCGGTGCGTTACCTCATGCACCGCTACCACGAGAACGAGCGCGGCGGCTTCGATTGCGAGCAGCAAGAGCTACTCGAAATCTCCATTGTCACGATTCCAGGCAACCAGCGCGCGGTGAGGGTGAAGGAGCTGGCCGACGAGCGCGCCGCCTTCATCCAGGACGTGGCCAAGGCGGTGGTGGCCGCCCTCGACGTGCGCGAGCGCGGCAAGGCCGCTCCGCCCCCTGTCCCCGACGTCAACGCACTGGCCAGGCACACGGCCGAGTCCCTCTTGCAGCACCTCACCTTGGAGACGCACCGATGACCCCCGAGCAGATGCAGGAAGTGGCGAAGTCCCTGGGGCCCCTCGTGGCCGCGCAGCTCATGGAGCAGGCCAAGGGCCAGCGTGACGGGCTGGCGGGCCTGCTCGGTGCGAAGTCCAAGCCCGAGGACAGCCAGGTGCCCGGCATCCTCCAGAACATGAACCACTTCGGTGCGTACCTGAAGGCCGTGGTGAACGCGGGCCGCAACCCCACGCGCGAGGCGGTGCTGGAGCAGGCCAAGCGCTTCGGTGACACCGACGTCCAGAAGGCGGTGCAGGAGAGCGTCTTCAGCTCCGCGGGCGTGCTGGTGCCGGTGCAGGAGGCGGAGGAGATGATTGAGTTCCTCCGGCCTGACTCCGTTGTCCTGGCGCTGGGGGCACGCGCGGTGCCCTTCAAGGGGGAGCTGCACTACGGCAAGAAGACCGGGAGCACCACCTTCAAGTGGATTGGTGAGGGCGAGAAGGTGGAGAAGTCCCAGCCCTCCCACGGGAAGGTGGTCCTCAAGGCCCACAAGGCCATGATTCTCGCGGACATCTCGAACGACCTTCTGCGCAACCCGATGGTGGGAGACGCGGGGGTGGCCGAGGACGTCCGCGAAGCGGCGGCGGACGGCATGGACGATTCGGCCATCAACGGAGATGGCCAGGGCCCCAACCCCAAGGGCGTCCTCGCGCAGATGGACTCCTCGCACTCGAAGGCCCGGAGCGGGACGAGTGCGAAAGATTACATCGCGGACGTGGATGGAATGGTGGAGGACGTCCTCAAGGCGAACATCAAGCTGCGGCGCCCCGGCTTCCTGCTGCACCCGACCCGCGAAACGGAGCTGCTCGGTCTGCGGGATGGCGGCACCTGGATTTTCCGTGACGAGATGCTGACCAAGGGCACCCTACGCGGCTTCCCTTACAAGGCGTCCACGCGCATTGCTTCGAGCCGCATCCTCTTCGGGACGTGGGACCAACTGCTCTACGGCGTGGACACGGAGTTTGTGCTGTCCGAGCACGACACCCGGGCCGAGTACGACGAAACGACGCTCCGGGGCATCTGCCGCGGGGACTTCAAGCTGCGGCACGACAAGGCGTTTTCGGAGCGCAAGGGCTACTGAGACGGCAGCCTCACCAGGAGACACGACATGCATGCGAATACGCAGGACTTCCAAGTCTTCTACAAGGCCGTTGGGGTTGCTGGTGGCGGGCTCACGGCGGGCGGGGCGGGCGATGCCGTTGAGGTGACGAGCGGCGCGGTGGACCGCAACGGCTTCGACTCCGCGCAGCTCCTCTTCACGGGGGCCACCAACTGCGCGGCGGGCCAGACGCTCAAGGCGACCGTGAAGGTGGCCGAGTCCGAGGACGGAACGACGTTCGGCGCGGACGAGACGCTGGCGAATGCCGTGACGGTGGTCGCCGGTGGCGCCGCGCCTCAGAGCTTCTGCTTCCGGGTGGACCTGCGCGTCGCCAACCGCAAGCGCTTCCTACGTATGCGGCTGACTCCCGACTTGTCGGCGGCGAGCACGGACACCGCGCAATGGGGCGCGGCCCTGGTGCTGGGCGGTGCTGACGAGTTCCCCGTGCGGTGAACCATGGCCTCTCCTGCGGACCTGTGCCTTGCCTCGGTGGTGGCGGACGACTTGGGCATCCCCTTGTCGCCGCGCGTGGAGTCGCTCGTCACGGCGGCGAGCCGCGCCGTGGCGGGCTACTGCGGCCGAGCCTTCGAGTGGGGCTCGGGTCTCGTGGAGTACCCGGCGGGCTACGGGCGCCCGCTGCTGCTGTTGGAGCGCCCTCCCATCGTGTCCGTGTCGGGCGTCTGGGAGGGCGGCCACCTGGTTCCCCCGGAGGAGTACGAGATTGCCGGAGGGCTGGCCGCGTCGGGCATGTTGCGGCGGCGGCACGGCGTGTGGCGGGCGACGATGCGCGGGGGCGGCGGAGTGTCGGGGGCGCTTGGCGACTTCGAGGGGCGTGAGGATGGAATCCGTGTCGTCTATGCCGGGGGCTATGTCACGCCGGGACAACACGCGCTCGACGCTTCCCTGGCCGTGACGCTCCCCGAGGACGTGCAGGAGGCGGCCGTCCTCACGGCGGTTCAGCTCTACCGCTCGCGTGGAGTGGACGCGATGGTGGCCAGTGAGTCCATCGGGGATTGGAGCGTCAGCTACTTCGCGGCGAAGGCCGAGGGGAAGAGTCCCATCCCTGGAGCGGCGCAGGCTCTCCTCGCGCGCTATGTCCTCTATCGGGTGAGTTGATGGCTTCGCCTTCGGACAGGTTCCGTCAGCGCATCTTCTTCGCCCTGGTGCTGGGACGGGACGCGCACGGCAAGCCCTCGTTGGGGCCGGTGTCCTCGGCGCGGGCTCGTGTCCAGCCGAGCCGAAGACTCATCCGTGATGCGAGTGGCAACGAACATCTCGCCTCGCATGTCATCTACACGGAGGCGCTATTGGGGCTGCAACACCGTCTCTGGCTACCGGGCGAGGAGGTGGCCGACTTCAACCGGGCGCGGCGCCCCATCGGAGTGGACGAGCTGGTGGATGGAGAGGG from Myxococcus stipitatus carries:
- a CDS encoding phage major capsid protein, producing MTPEQMQEVAKSLGPLVAAQLMEQAKGQRDGLAGLLGAKSKPEDSQVPGILQNMNHFGAYLKAVVNAGRNPTREAVLEQAKRFGDTDVQKAVQESVFSSAGVLVPVQEAEEMIEFLRPDSVVLALGARAVPFKGELHYGKKTGSTTFKWIGEGEKVEKSQPSHGKVVLKAHKAMILADISNDLLRNPMVGDAGVAEDVREAAADGMDDSAINGDGQGPNPKGVLAQMDSSHSKARSGTSAKDYIADVDGMVEDVLKANIKLRRPGFLLHPTRETELLGLRDGGTWIFRDEMLTKGTLRGFPYKASTRIASSRILFGTWDQLLYGVDTEFVLSEHDTRAEYDETTLRGICRGDFKLRHDKAFSERKGY
- a CDS encoding HK97 family phage prohead protease; amino-acid sequence: MLAPLSRARLFTVQKDAPATVEGAPRGYTFRANDGDFDRYNDRLSVQGWMLDAFNANPVVLFNHDDGSGGFFGTGRKDVLPIGKGRAYVQGDALLVDIEFDQEDDFARKVESKVARGILNAVSVRYLMHRYHENERGGFDCEQQELLEISIVTIPGNQRAVRVKELADERAAFIQDVAKAVVAALDVRERGKAAPPPVPDVNALARHTAESLLQHLTLETHR